The genomic segment GAGTTGGCCCCCAGGCGGGTAAACGTCCTGAACCCCTTTGGATCGGCGGCCCACACCCTGGTGAAGGGCCAGGTCGCCCGCAACTTGCGGACGGCCGACCACGGGAAAGCGCCCGGCGGCAGCCAGACGGCCACCCCCAGCGCCACGCCGTCCTCAATCGCGGCGTAGACCGCCCCGAACGGGATGGCGTCCCTGACTGTGGCGAAGAAAAAGTGGGGAAGAACCTTGTTGCGGCGTCGTTTGTCGGGGTAGACGGAGGTGAAAGCCGGGTAATCGGCGTGACTCTGCATCAGGGCGGCG from the Actinomycetota bacterium genome contains:
- a CDS encoding GNAT family N-acetyltransferase translates to MQSHADYPAFTSVYPDKRRRNKVLPHFFFATVRDAIPFGAVYAAIEDGVALGVAVWLPPGAFPWSAVRKLRATWPFTRVWAADPKGFRTFTRLGANSELHHPKDRHWSLEALGIRPEAQRKGLGTLLVQPILDRADSEGVYCYLETSNPANVAYYERFGFLVTTDLPLIPDGPPHFAMKRPIGGLQAS